A genomic stretch from Malus domestica chromosome 15, GDT2T_hap1 includes:
- the LOC103431523 gene encoding glucan endo-1,3-beta-glucosidase 8-like, with amino-acid sequence MVEKGATFGVNWGTMATHQLPPKKVVRMLEDNGFDKLKLFEADGRILSALIGTKIEVMLAVPNFMLQEMSQDPVAADTWVDANVTSYCYFGGVNIKYVAVGNEPFLKTYNGTYLQTTLPALKNIQEALNNAGLGSQVKATVPFNADIYFSPDSDPVPSTGDFRPEIRDSIIEILQYLNTNEAPFTVNIYPFLSLYGNTYFPFGFAFFDGTSKPIKDGNLLYTNVFDANFDTLLWSLTKAGFLEMKIIVGEVGWPTDGDINANIGNAKRFNQGMIQHALSGDGTPARKGKLDVYLFSLIDENMKSIAPGNFERHWGIFEYDGKPKYNLDLSGTMQNKALETVEDVEYMLRSWCILDPKVKYLDNLAKSMDYACTLSDCTSLGYGSSCNNLSLQGNASYAFNMYYQVNSQKSWTCNFSGLAVVTDEDPSVGDCEFPVMISYAAPSVLLHSRGVLHFVMKIVGGFLLFLMIVL; translated from the exons ATGGTCGAAAAAGGTGCGACCTTTGGAGTGAACTGGGGAACAATGGCAACGCACCAGCTCCCGCCAAAGAAAGTTGTCCGGATGCTGGAGGACAACGGATTCGACAAGCTGAAATTGTTCGAAGCGGACGGAAGGATATTATCCGCTCTCATAGGGACTAAAATTGAGGTGATGCTGGCTGTTCCCAATTTTATGTTGCAGGAGATGAGCCAGGATCCGGTGGCTGCAGATACATGGGTGGATGCCAATGTCACAAGTTACTGCTACTTTGGCGGAGTGAATATCAA GTATGTTGCAGTTGGAAATGAGCCCTTTCTCAAAACATACAATGGTACCTATCTCCAAACCACGTTACCGGCTCTCAAGAACATACAAGAAGCCCTAAACAATGCAGGACTTGGGTCACAAGTCAAAGCCACCGTCCCCTTCAACGCCGACATCTACTTCTCCCCTGATTCAGACCCTGTTCCATCTACCGGAGACTTCCGGCCTGAAATTCGAGACTCCATAATCGAGATCCTCCAGTACTTGAACACCAATGAGGCACCATTCACAGTCAATATCTATCCTTTTCTCAGCCTCTATGGCAATACCTATTTTCCTTTCGGTTTTGCATTTTTCGATGGAACAAGCAAGCCCATTAAAGATGGTAACCTGCTGTACACCAATGTGTTTGATGCAAACTTTGACACCCTACTTTGGTCTCTCACCAAAGCTGGTTTCCTCGAAATGAAGATCATAGTTGGAGAGGTGGGCTGGCCAACTGATGGTGACATAAACGCGAATATCGGCAACGCAAAGAGGTTCAATCAGGGAATGATTCAGCATGCCCTGAGTGGAGACGGAACCCCAGCAAGGAAAGGCAAACTTGATGTATACCTCTTCAGCCTCATTGACGAAAACATGAAAAGCATTGCCCCCGGGAACTTTGAGAGGCACTGGGGGATATTCGAGTATGATGGGAAGCCGAAATATAATTTGGATTTGTCAGGCACTATGCAAAACAAGGCCCTGGAAACTGTAGAAGATGTGGAATATATGCTGAGGAGTTGGTGTATTTTGGACCCAAAAGTTAAGTATTTGGATAATTTGGCAAAAAGCATGGATTATGCTTGCACACTCTCAGATTGCACTTCCTTGGGATATGGAAGTTCTTGCAACAATCTCAGCCTCCAAGGGAATGCTTCTTATGCATTCAACATGTACTACCAGGTGAACAGCCAGAAGAGCTGGACGTGCAATTTTTCGGGTCTCGCTGTGGTGACCGATGAGGATCCTTCCGTTGGGGACTGCGAGTTTCCAGTGATGATTTCGTATGCTGCTCCATCAGTGTTGTTGCATAGCAGGGGAGTTTTGCATTTTGTGATGAAAATTGTTGGAGGGTTTCTGTTGTTTTTGATGATTGTGCTATGA
- the LOC103417171 gene encoding uncharacterized protein, translating into MASLTPGILLKLLQSMNSATKVTGDHRSALLQVIGIVPALAGSDLSSNQGFYVQLSDSLNSTYVSLSDHDTDLILTNRLQLGQFAYVDRFNFDSPVPRVLGIRPIAGRHPFLGTPEPLVARVSTSKREFVIQPVSDSDQSADFMAIYLSNKQQEQVVRNDNKEAKIEKARPSRQPLAPRDNVNTGGNLNSNSISDEAKKISDRPASRFSSPAGAKRSVSVGKKNPASAERDPSLAGKGKRSGSPAPSKCVVPSLIVAKEEDRKASKEAAIIVPSRYRQPSPVGQRRQPSPNARRASLSPGRRLSGGVKDSAAKKKMAGIVAGISKVSEALIGSGKGNRKGWDESPAVAQKEKPAAKNKPDLQSFIRTQAALARRLSDAKGGIPNGGDDSSSNEKTKSGSLKDLVVQERPSCAAAPGITVHEKKWTDGSVSLDAVSSDLARLGKEALQRKVLASAAAAEALEEAIATESLVRKLSMFAELASTSKVGSPLPAIDRFFSIYDEVVKSTTLTESIASNRNSDTCYNDQIPTEQSKPVSLWVEAALATDLSVVSLLAAQDNETPSALQKSLSKRRYTPAKSHLKISPSSPQSTAGVGTWMKGHGMKETVELAVSLQSEMQMWFLQFVEKALDAGFRVFGECAANGGKLPIDCGSIAAVLSQLKRVNEWLDGVVSRRNELNEKVDGLKRKIYGFVIQHVGTTFDNPTPLASSSS; encoded by the exons ATGGCGTCGCTCACTCCAGGAATCCTCCTGAAACTCCTCCAGTCAATGAACTCCGCCACCAAAGTCACCGGCGACCACCGCTCTGCCCTCCTCCAAGTCATCGGCATAGTCCCTGCCCTCGCCGGCTCTGACCTCTCGTCCAACCAGGGCTTCTACGTCCAGCTCTCCGACTCCCTCAACTCCACCTACGTCTCCCTCTCCGATCACGACACCGACCTCATCCTCACAAACCGCCTCCAGCTCGGCCAGTTCGCCTACGTCGACCGCTTCAATTTTGACTCCCCCGTCCCACGCGTCCTCGGTATCCGCCCCATTGCAGGCCGCCACCCCTTTCTTGGTACCCCAGAGCCCCTTGTGGCCAGAGTCTCTACCTCAAAGCGCGAGTTCGTGATCCAGCCCGTGTCGGATTCTGACCAGTCCGCCGATTTCATGGCGATTTACCTGTCCAATAAGCAGCAGGAGCAGGTTGTGAGGAATGACAACAAAGAAGCCAAGATTGAGAAGGCACGACCATCAAGGCAGCCTCTTGCTCCTCGAGACAATGTCAATACGGGAGGGAATttgaattcaaattcaatttcgGATGAGGCTAAGAAGATCTCAGATCGGCCGGCTTCCAGGTTTTCGTCTCCGGCAGGTGCAAAGAGGTCTGTTTCTGTCGGGAAGAAGAACCCTGCATCGGCCGAGAGAGATCCATCGCTGGCAGGAAAAGGAAAGAGATCGGGATCTCCAGCCCCCTCGAAATGCGTGGTTCCAAGCTTAATTGTGGCGAAGGAAGAGGATAGGAAGGCGTCGAAAGAGGCGGCGATTATAGTGCCGTCAAGGTACCGACAGCCGTCCCCGGTTGGGCAGCGGAGGCAGCCTTCGCCGAATGCCCGGAGGGCTTCGCTTTCTCCCGGGAGGCGGTTGTCCGGAGGAGTGAAGGACTCTGCTGCCAAGAAGAAGATGGCAGGTATAGTCGCAGGGATTTCGAAGGTTTCGGAAGCCCTCATTGGGTCTGGAAAGGGTAATCGAAAGGGCTGGGATGAGTCGCCGGCGGTGGCGCAGAAAGAGAAGCCTGCGGCGAAGAACAAACCAGATTTGCAGTCATTTATAAGGACTCAG GCTGCCCTTGCGCGACGATTAAGCGATGCGAAAGGTGGAATTCCGAACGGCGGTGATGATTCTTCCAGCAATGAGAAAACGAAATCAGGATCACTGAAAGATTTGGTGGTCCAAGAGAGACCCAGCTGTGCAGCAGCTCCGGGCATCACTGTTCATGAAAAAAAATGGACTGATGGAAGTGTCTCACTTGATGCAGTCTCTTCAGACCTTGCAAGGCTTGGAAAG GAAGCTTTGCAGAGGAAAGTTCTAGCTTCTGCAGCCGCAGCTGAAGCTCTGGAGGAGGCCATTGCTACTGAGTCTCTAGTGAGGAAATTAAG CATGTTTGCAGAACTCGCTTCTACATCCAAGGTTGGGAGCCCTCTACCCGCCATTGACCGCTTCTTTTCGATCTATGATGAAGTTGTTAAATCGACCACACTTACTGAATCAATTGCTAGTAATCGCAATTCAGATACATGTTACAATGATCAAATTCCCACTGAGCAATCGAAACCTGTTTCACTTTGGGTCGAAGCTGCCTTAGCTACTGATCTCAGCGTTGTCTCTCTCCTTGCCGCCCAAGACAATGAAACTCCATCGGCTTTGCAGAAAAGTCTGTCAAAACGACGATACACACCTGCCAAATCCCATCTCAAGATTTCCCCTTCATCACCGCAGTCCACTGCTGGCGTTGGAACATGGATGAAGGGTCATGGAATGAAGGAGACAGTCGAGCTTGCAGTAAGTCTGCAATCCGAGATGCAAATGTGGTTTCTGCAGTTTGTCGAGAAGGCTCTGGATGCCGGTTTCCGAGTGTTTGGAGAGTGCGCTGCAAATGGCGGTAAATTGCCTATCGACTGTGGCTCCATTGCAGCTGTTCTATCGCAGTTGAAGCGAGTGAATGAGTGGCTGGATGGAGTCGTCTCGAGAAGGAATGAGCTGAATGAGAAGGTTGATGGGCTGAAGAGGAAGATCTACGGCTTTGTTATTCAACATGTTGGGACGACGTTCGACAACCCCACTCCtcttgcttcttcttcctcttga
- the LOC114821568 gene encoding syntaxin-32-like, whose amino-acid sequence MQGKSGQSSFRDRTHEFQSVTDRLRKSFAPSFNGPSSSGSSGGKLDGPRSAASVQSEFNKRASKIGLGIHHTSQKLGKLAQLAKRTSVFDDPALEIQELTAAIKQDITGLNSALIELQLHCNSQNESGNISSDTTTHSTTVVDNLKNRLMSATKEFKEVLTMRTENLKVHENRRQLFSSTTSKESTNPFVRQRPVAARSAANASTAPPPWANDSASSSQLFPRKQTDKESRPLLQQQQQQVVEQQDTYMHSRSEALQNVESTIHELGNIFTQLATMVSQQGELAIRIDESMDETLSNVEGAQGQLARYLNSISSNRWLMMKIFFVLILFLIFFVFFAA is encoded by the exons ATGCAAGGGAAATCCGGCCAATCGTCGTTCCGAGATCGAACGCATGAGTTTCAGAGCGTCACGGATAGGCTTCGTAAGTCGTTCGCGCCATCTTTCAATGGGCCGTCGAGCAGCGGCAGCAGTGGTGGGAAGCTCGACGGACCTCGATCTGCGGCGTCGGTTCAATCGGAGTTCAACAAAAGGGCTTCCAAGATTGGGCTCGGGATTCACCACACTTCCCAGAAGCTTGGAAAGCTCGCACAAT TGGCGAAAAGGACATCGGTGTTTGATGATCCCGCTCTGGAGATCCAAGAGCTGACAGCAGCTATAAAACAAGACATTACTGGACTTAATTCAGCACTGATAGAGCTGCAGCTGCACTGCAATTCCCAGAACGAAAGTGGGAACATCTCGAGTGACACCACGACTCATTCAACCACCGTTGTAGATAACCTGAAGAACCGGTTGATGAGTGCTACGAAGGAGTTTAAGGAAGTTCTGACCATGCGGACAGAG AATTTAAAGGTTCATGAAAATAGGAGGCAGTTATTTTCTTCAACCACTTCGAAAGAGTCAACAAATCCATTTGTTCGTCAACGTCCTGTGGCTGCCAGATCAGCTGCTAATGCATCGACAGCTCCTCCTCCATGGGCCAATGATTCTGCATCTTCGTCACAGTTATTTCCTAG GAAGCAAACAGATAAGGAATCTCGACCATtattgcagcagcagcagcaacaggtAGTAGAACAACAAGACACCTATATGCATAGCCGCTCTGAGGCTCTTCAGAACGTGGAGTCAACTATTCACGAGCTGGGTAACATATTTACCCAATTGGCAACCATGGTTTCGCAGCAAGGAGAGCTTGCAATCAG GATTGACGAGAGCATGGACGAGACGCTGTCCAACGTGGAAGGAGCGCAAGGGCAGCTGGCCAGGTACCTTAACAGTATATCATCCAACCGATGGCTAATGATGAAGATATTCTTTGTACTTATTCTATTTCTTATATTTTTCGTATTTTTTGCGGCATaa